A genomic window from Oceanispirochaeta sp. M1 includes:
- a CDS encoding 4Fe-4S binding protein gives MTIKEIYEKFEATGVLTASTILGDEVHSRIMHFNGYDEEGIYFRTMGNKPFGRQLKDGKKITVCGIDDARVLGHNEDGVPEFPPGYFVRLVGEIKYLDEAAVREKAETNKAMELAVYDMEHYPMMKEGNFVIYKAKGEVFDYDFGCKTRDHKLLRTRFEFGGMPFNKVGPTITESCIECGACFKNCTFKAIEEGSPYRVISQRCDDCGTCIVNCPVNAIELSNAL, from the coding sequence ATGACGATAAAAGAGATTTATGAAAAATTTGAAGCTACAGGTGTTTTGACCGCATCTACAATTCTGGGTGATGAAGTTCACTCAAGAATTATGCATTTTAATGGTTATGATGAGGAGGGGATTTATTTCAGAACCATGGGGAATAAACCTTTTGGCAGACAGCTCAAAGACGGAAAAAAAATAACAGTCTGCGGTATCGATGATGCAAGAGTTCTCGGGCACAATGAAGACGGAGTTCCCGAGTTTCCTCCCGGATACTTTGTCCGTTTAGTCGGTGAAATCAAATATCTTGATGAAGCAGCTGTCCGTGAGAAAGCTGAAACCAATAAGGCTATGGAACTTGCCGTATATGATATGGAACATTATCCCATGATGAAGGAAGGCAATTTCGTAATCTATAAGGCCAAGGGTGAGGTTTTTGATTATGATTTCGGCTGTAAAACCAGGGATCACAAGCTGTTGAGAACCAGATTTGAATTCGGCGGTATGCCCTTTAACAAAGTAGGACCGACTATTACTGAGAGCTGCATTGAATGCGGTGCCTGCTTCAAAAACTGTACTTTCAAGGCTATAGAGGAGGGATCTCCCTATAGAGTCATATCCCAACGCTGTGATGACTGCGGTACATGTATTGTGAACTGTCCCGTTAATGCCATTGAGCTCTCTAACGCTTTGTAA
- a CDS encoding AraC family ligand binding domain-containing protein yields MNLKEVVQEVEEQIAGLWYNDAYMTDMINRIDYRNSERDSDFEILDLQRFFATRPHALLQKDVRMNFWAILYITEGHGFHFVDLIRFPYKKGDIVFIQKNQIHRFEIADGVKGYIVHINEPFFYRIKGFNGEVFLDFADKASGVLSFDSSADSTNRTLINLLHKEYNCITEKFNIELIASLFESFILALKSQLSMEEKIFQSKDYENFKFFRQLVEENYSRTKSVEDYSCMMNLSRKTVNQASRNVAGLSAKQFIINRVLLEIKRYLPSNSDPYIRISAIPQHSLMIKVL; encoded by the coding sequence ATGAATCTGAAGGAAGTAGTGCAGGAGGTTGAAGAGCAGATTGCAGGCTTATGGTACAATGACGCCTACATGACTGACATGATTAATAGAATTGATTACAGGAATTCAGAAAGAGACTCAGACTTTGAAATATTAGATCTTCAGCGTTTTTTTGCTACAAGGCCTCATGCATTACTGCAGAAGGATGTGCGCATGAATTTCTGGGCCATTCTTTACATAACAGAAGGTCATGGATTTCATTTTGTTGACTTGATCCGTTTTCCCTATAAAAAAGGAGATATCGTATTTATTCAAAAAAATCAGATTCACCGTTTTGAGATTGCGGATGGGGTGAAGGGCTATATTGTTCATATCAATGAGCCCTTTTTTTACAGGATAAAAGGGTTCAACGGAGAAGTCTTTCTGGATTTTGCAGATAAGGCTTCCGGTGTTCTCTCTTTTGATAGCTCTGCTGACAGCACAAACAGGACCCTCATCAACCTTTTACATAAAGAATATAACTGCATCACTGAGAAGTTCAATATTGAATTGATTGCCTCACTATTTGAAAGTTTTATTCTTGCCTTGAAATCTCAGCTCTCTATGGAGGAGAAGATCTTCCAGTCAAAGGATTATGAGAATTTCAAATTTTTCAGGCAGCTTGTTGAAGAGAATTATTCCAGGACAAAGAGTGTGGAAGATTACTCCTGTATGATGAATCTATCCAGGAAGACAGTTAATCAGGCGAGTCGAAATGTAGCGGGACTATCTGCAAAGCAGTTTATTATCAATCGTGTTCTCCTGGAGATAAAACGGTATCTCCCGAGCAATTCAGATCCATATATAAGGATTTCGGCTATTCCGCAGCACTCTCTTATGATAAAAGTACTCTGA
- a CDS encoding metallophosphoesterase, with protein sequence MLDTNLYKNNLSNGYSDPLGALEDSTRSWIREKAETAKKDNKKLFVAMHHSLIEHNIMVSRGFTILDNDSLIDMFTSLQIEAVLSGHIHIQDIIEELRGRGKIYDIATGAFSVFPHNYGILEFSDKNWIYEADNVDVAGWAGEKGITDNNLLDFGQYSADFFNGFSHDMTSRSLAEAGYEPSEISEMSRIAGILNLNFFAGTEEKNTSELEGVDLESLFQDSDSFLFKYLESIVRDSEPSDNYLANDTRP encoded by the coding sequence ATGCTTGATACAAATCTATATAAGAATAACCTCAGTAATGGATATTCAGATCCTTTAGGAGCTTTAGAGGATTCGACGAGATCCTGGATCAGAGAAAAGGCTGAGACTGCAAAGAAAGATAATAAAAAACTCTTCGTTGCCATGCATCACAGTTTGATTGAACATAACATAATGGTAAGCCGCGGATTTACCATCCTGGACAATGATTCATTGATAGACATGTTCACTTCCCTTCAGATTGAGGCAGTTCTGTCAGGCCATATACATATACAGGATATTATCGAAGAGCTTAGGGGACGCGGCAAAATTTATGATATAGCGACCGGTGCATTTTCTGTGTTTCCTCATAACTATGGAATTCTGGAGTTCAGTGATAAGAACTGGATCTATGAGGCTGACAATGTTGATGTTGCAGGATGGGCTGGAGAGAAGGGGATCACAGATAATAATTTACTTGATTTCGGTCAATACTCTGCAGATTTTTTCAATGGATTCTCCCATGATATGACGAGTAGATCTTTAGCAGAAGCTGGATATGAACCTTCAGAGATTTCTGAAATGTCCAGAATTGCCGGAATCCTGAATCTGAACTTTTTTGCCGGAACAGAAGAGAAGAATACCAGTGAGCTGGAGGGAGTTGATCTGGAAAGTCTTTTTCAGGATTCTGATTCATTTCTGTTTAAGTATCTTGAGAGTATTGTCAGAGATTCGGAGCCCTCAGATAATTATCTTGCCAATGATACCAGGCCTTAA
- a CDS encoding DeoR/GlpR family DNA-binding transcription regulator, protein MAEIQIEEIKALLSKTGKVYVNELSEKFNVSKVSVRKYLAKLENQGFATRFYGGASLAQSARTDDPVESLYKDPLLKALALKAREQIADGDSIFVGSGRTCCILARELAGIQNLTVVTNNITALPDLIKNTSRVFLIGGEVTSTDSKTLFSSWESPKLMLENIYVNKAFTSTSGLDLKAGLTVDSIISTYIFKHIPTMAQRWYLIADYNKFDKISIYSVADLNKIDTLICDTFPSQYIDSFKENNINILTVK, encoded by the coding sequence ATGGCAGAGATTCAAATTGAAGAGATAAAAGCTCTATTAAGCAAAACAGGGAAAGTATATGTCAATGAACTAAGTGAAAAGTTCAATGTCAGTAAAGTATCAGTGAGGAAGTATCTGGCTAAACTGGAAAACCAGGGATTTGCCACTAGATTTTACGGAGGAGCGTCTCTTGCTCAATCTGCCAGAACTGATGATCCCGTGGAGAGTCTGTATAAAGATCCTCTTCTTAAAGCCCTGGCTCTAAAAGCACGGGAACAGATTGCTGACGGAGATTCAATTTTTGTCGGATCAGGCAGGACTTGCTGTATCCTCGCCAGAGAATTAGCCGGGATTCAGAACCTTACAGTTGTCACAAATAATATAACGGCCCTTCCGGATCTGATAAAAAATACAAGCCGCGTGTTTTTAATAGGAGGAGAAGTGACGAGTACTGACAGCAAAACACTCTTCTCCAGCTGGGAATCTCCCAAACTCATGCTGGAAAATATATATGTTAATAAGGCCTTTACAAGTACATCCGGACTGGACCTGAAAGCCGGACTGACTGTAGATTCAATAATAAGTACTTATATTTTCAAGCATATCCCCACCATGGCTCAGCGCTGGTACCTGATTGCCGATTACAATAAGTTTGATAAAATATCGATTTACTCTGTTGCCGACCTGAACAAGATAGATACTCTTATATGCGACACATTTCCCAGTCAGTACATTGATAGTTTTAAAGAGAATAATATAAATATACTAACTGTAAAGTAG
- a CDS encoding aldehyde dehydrogenase family protein translates to MSQDRNKPVEYIRELMNRARKAQKIAEGFSQEKVDELAAAITWEIVANDKLVQELAEFSYDECRLGDVQSKYIKVTAKCRGVYFDVKDVKTVGICEEIKGKGLVRISKPAGVIGSLVPSTQSEMHPLIQAIFAVKARDAVIFSPHPRGKRTCAKTVQLIRDVMKKYDAPEDLFIPIEEPSIPLTNELMSQCDLVMATGGQPMVHAAYSSGTPAYGVGAGNSMIHIDKTADLADAAVKIKASKTFDTAAGCSCDNSIIIDETVYDAMLDEFKKVGAHMLNTAEKAKVQKAIWPNWPADHVLNRDIVASPIENIVKIAGIEVPEGTSFLLVEEEKTGEATPFSGEKMSLVSTIYKSSDIDEVIRISNENHAYSGAGHSVGIYSKTPENIDKYALETYTTRVVVNQAQGATNTGSWTSGMPFTSSLGCGTWGGNSVSENIELKHYMNNTWVIREIPSRQPTDEELFAGFTARK, encoded by the coding sequence ATGAGTCAAGATCGAAACAAGCCGGTAGAATATATAAGAGAATTGATGAACAGAGCCCGTAAGGCACAGAAAATCGCTGAAGGCTTCTCTCAGGAGAAGGTGGATGAGCTGGCTGCGGCTATTACCTGGGAGATTGTTGCAAACGATAAGCTGGTGCAGGAACTTGCTGAGTTTTCATATGATGAATGCCGTCTCGGAGATGTCCAGTCCAAGTATATAAAAGTCACTGCAAAATGCAGGGGTGTATATTTTGATGTAAAAGATGTCAAAACCGTAGGTATCTGCGAAGAGATAAAAGGAAAAGGACTTGTCCGAATTTCTAAACCAGCAGGAGTTATCGGATCTCTGGTTCCCAGTACTCAGTCTGAAATGCATCCTCTTATTCAGGCTATTTTTGCTGTGAAAGCCCGTGATGCCGTAATCTTCTCACCACATCCCCGTGGTAAACGCACATGTGCCAAAACAGTTCAGCTCATACGAGATGTAATGAAGAAGTATGATGCTCCCGAAGACCTCTTTATCCCTATTGAAGAGCCTTCCATTCCCCTTACCAATGAATTGATGTCTCAGTGTGATCTGGTTATGGCCACAGGCGGACAGCCCATGGTACATGCCGCATACAGTTCCGGAACTCCAGCCTATGGTGTGGGAGCCGGAAACTCCATGATTCACATAGATAAGACAGCCGACCTGGCTGATGCAGCTGTTAAAATAAAGGCAAGCAAAACTTTTGATACCGCCGCAGGCTGTTCCTGTGATAACAGCATTATCATTGATGAAACTGTATATGACGCCATGTTGGATGAGTTTAAAAAAGTAGGTGCCCATATGCTGAATACCGCAGAGAAGGCTAAAGTTCAGAAAGCCATCTGGCCCAACTGGCCTGCGGATCATGTATTAAACCGTGATATTGTTGCATCCCCTATTGAAAACATAGTTAAAATCGCAGGTATTGAGGTTCCCGAAGGTACAAGCTTCCTTCTGGTGGAAGAAGAAAAAACAGGTGAAGCAACACCTTTCTCAGGTGAAAAGATGAGCCTGGTATCCACTATTTACAAAAGCAGTGATATTGATGAAGTTATCCGTATCTCCAATGAGAACCATGCCTATTCAGGTGCCGGGCACTCTGTGGGTATTTACTCAAAAACTCCTGAAAATATTGATAAATATGCGCTGGAAACTTATACCACCAGAGTTGTTGTCAACCAGGCACAGGGGGCCACCAATACGGGAAGTTGGACCAGTGGAATGCCTTTCACAAGCTCTCTGGGCTGCGGAACCTGGGGTGGAAACAGTGTTTCTGAGAACATCGAGCTTAAGCACTATATGAATAATACCTGGGTTATACGTGAAATCCCCAGTCGACAGCCTACTGACGAAGAACTTTTCGCCGGATTTACAGCTCGTAAGTAA